A window of Vibrio ishigakensis contains these coding sequences:
- a CDS encoding SDR family oxidoreductase has translation MSGKKVLVLGASGYVGSQLIPLLLKQGHQVTATARNLPLLTSRISKAGNLDFKQLDLADKETTLEVVSDYDVVYFLVHGMNHGHDFIDYELNLAQNFAEALSQNSIGQVIYLSSLQPQTGDSEHLKARRETGNILRSTPTPVVELRAGVIIGPGSAAFEIMRDFVYNLPILITPKWVDSKANPIALENLNHYLLSFADEEVTESDFFEVGGPDVLSYREQFKVVAKATNNRYRLFSTRLLTPSMAAVWLGIVTSVPSNIGRALLAGLSHDFVADSNKIRQKYPQSLIGYDDMVEDAISHEGDFVRSKVWGFDPGALKRWQPGFGYYAKDAGASFKTEKSAQELWDVVVKLGSPQEGYFFANFLWRTREWLDLFFGGGRPKRRIPAGPVLKLGDHIDSWKVIRIKERQFLSLLFGMKGPGLGRLECTIIDHGDHRELDVRAWWHPKGFLGLLYWWAMFPAHLFIFKGMVRAICKKA, from the coding sequence TCGAAATCTTCCTCTACTCACATCACGAATCAGCAAAGCTGGTAACCTAGATTTCAAACAGCTCGACTTAGCCGACAAAGAAACCACCCTAGAGGTAGTCAGTGACTACGACGTGGTTTACTTCCTAGTACACGGAATGAACCACGGCCACGACTTTATCGATTACGAACTGAATCTGGCGCAAAACTTTGCCGAAGCGCTAAGCCAAAATAGCATAGGTCAAGTGATCTATCTTAGTTCTCTACAGCCGCAAACTGGCGACTCTGAACACCTTAAAGCGCGTCGTGAGACAGGCAATATACTGCGCTCTACCCCTACCCCAGTCGTTGAGCTAAGAGCGGGGGTGATCATTGGCCCTGGCTCAGCAGCCTTTGAGATCATGCGCGATTTTGTTTACAACCTGCCGATTCTAATTACGCCAAAATGGGTGGATTCAAAGGCCAACCCTATCGCCCTTGAGAACCTCAATCACTATCTGCTTTCGTTTGCCGACGAAGAGGTGACCGAGAGCGATTTCTTCGAGGTAGGTGGCCCTGATGTGCTTAGTTATCGAGAGCAGTTTAAAGTCGTCGCTAAGGCAACCAACAACCGCTATCGATTATTTTCAACCCGCTTACTTACCCCATCTATGGCCGCCGTTTGGCTTGGGATAGTGACTTCGGTGCCAAGTAATATAGGCCGTGCACTGTTAGCGGGGTTAAGTCATGACTTTGTGGCAGATTCCAACAAGATAAGACAAAAATACCCTCAATCCCTGATTGGCTATGACGATATGGTCGAAGACGCCATCAGCCATGAAGGCGACTTTGTACGCTCCAAGGTATGGGGGTTTGATCCCGGTGCACTAAAACGTTGGCAACCAGGGTTTGGTTATTACGCCAAAGATGCAGGTGCAAGCTTTAAGACGGAGAAAAGCGCGCAAGAGTTGTGGGATGTCGTGGTGAAATTAGGAAGCCCACAAGAAGGCTATTTCTTTGCCAATTTTCTATGGCGCACCCGCGAATGGCTTGATCTCTTCTTTGGCGGTGGCAGGCCCAAACGCCGCATTCCAGCCGGTCCAGTTTTAAAGCTTGGGGATCATATCGATTCGTGGAAGGTTATTCGAATAAAAGAGCGACAGTTTTTATCTCTGCTGTTTGGTATGAAGGGGCCAGGTCTCGGGCGATTAGAGTGCACCATAATCGACCATGGCGACCACAGAGAGCTAGATGTAAGAGCTTGGTGGCACCCAAAGGGCTTTCTAGGGCTGCTTTACTGGTGGGCTATGTTCCCCGCTCACCTATTTATCTTTAAAGGCATGGTGCGAGCCATCTGCAAAAAAGCCTAG
- a CDS encoding DUF2913 family protein, translated as MKSYAQQLLNLVTLAIDELEADHKKGRLANTPVSNTNFLLRWVTKSLKQQRFSKLMVKDLTTWQKQGRSKGTQTALYQSFSTIRDFYQHYFPDFEAPKPILDSQINQFIDHMESIGWSVCTEYDLSGDEKGQLFTEGDSSLVLCAHQCDDCFVDGKNEDGTESLTKPMSFYVRGNHAEFIKEATKAGFLVHKQTDYKSKVKYHGEYLIYPNNLGGQLAEIPIGFNTEEYP; from the coding sequence GTGAAGAGTTACGCGCAGCAACTATTAAACCTTGTAACCTTGGCCATTGATGAGCTAGAAGCGGATCATAAAAAGGGCAGGCTTGCGAACACGCCAGTGAGTAACACCAACTTTTTGCTACGTTGGGTCACCAAAAGCCTTAAACAGCAACGCTTCTCTAAGTTGATGGTGAAAGATCTAACGACTTGGCAAAAGCAGGGCAGAAGCAAGGGCACTCAGACGGCGCTGTATCAAAGCTTCAGTACTATTCGTGATTTCTATCAGCATTATTTCCCAGATTTTGAGGCGCCAAAGCCAATCTTAGACTCGCAGATCAATCAATTTATCGACCATATGGAATCTATTGGCTGGAGTGTTTGTACCGAGTATGACCTAAGCGGCGATGAAAAAGGTCAGCTGTTTACCGAGGGTGACAGCTCTTTGGTATTGTGCGCGCACCAATGTGATGACTGCTTTGTCGATGGTAAAAACGAAGACGGCACTGAAAGCCTAACGAAGCCGATGAGCTTTTATGTGCGTGGTAATCACGCTGAGTTTATTAAAGAGGCCACTAAGGCGGGCTTCCTGGTGCACAAGCAGACCGACTACAAGTCAAAGGTAAAATACCACGGTGAATACCTGATTTATCCAAATAATCTTGGTGGTCAACTTGCTGAGATCCCAATTGGATTTAACACCGAAGAGTATCCATAA
- a CDS encoding Bcr/CflA family multidrug efflux MFS transporter, which produces MNQNSATQLSVMMFILLGAISALTPLAIDMYLPAMPAIAEDFGVGAGDVQITLTIYTLGFAIGQLFYGPLSDSIGRRPVLLGGVALFFIGAIGCTMAQTVETLIWVRAAQGFAGAAAAVVIQAVVRDLYESEDFARTMSFITLVMTMAPLAAPMIGGHISVVAGWRAIFAVLAIFAAIMLVAIYVRIPETLAEENKQPFHVRTSLRNFASLLSNKQAVGLIMCGAFSFSGMFVFLTAGSFVYIDYFGVAPQNFGYLFALNILTMVFFTTLNGRVVKKFGSRNMLMFGLSIQLLAGIGLIVCWLGGFGLYAIVPCVMLYVGTISTVGSNSMALLLTKYPNMAGTTSSLAGTLRFGSGSIMGFVVAHMPGDQSWPMLTMMGVCSFAAFLMFKLFGDVK; this is translated from the coding sequence ATGAATCAAAATTCAGCCACCCAGCTGAGTGTAATGATGTTTATTCTGCTGGGGGCGATCAGTGCGCTGACGCCGCTAGCTATCGACATGTACTTGCCTGCCATGCCTGCGATTGCCGAAGATTTTGGTGTAGGAGCGGGTGATGTTCAGATTACTCTAACTATTTATACCCTAGGCTTTGCCATTGGCCAGCTATTTTATGGGCCGCTCTCAGATTCTATTGGTCGTCGTCCAGTGTTGCTGGGCGGTGTTGCACTGTTTTTTATTGGTGCCATAGGTTGCACCATGGCGCAAACCGTCGAAACCCTTATCTGGGTTCGCGCCGCGCAAGGTTTTGCAGGTGCTGCCGCGGCGGTAGTTATCCAAGCGGTAGTGCGCGACCTTTACGAGAGTGAAGACTTTGCTCGCACCATGTCATTTATCACCCTTGTGATGACTATGGCGCCGCTGGCTGCGCCTATGATAGGCGGTCATATCTCTGTGGTTGCAGGCTGGCGTGCAATCTTTGCTGTCTTGGCTATCTTTGCTGCGATCATGCTGGTTGCTATCTATGTGCGTATTCCTGAAACCTTAGCGGAAGAGAACAAGCAGCCGTTTCATGTGCGTACTAGCCTGAGAAACTTTGCTTCGCTTCTATCTAACAAGCAGGCGGTTGGCCTTATCATGTGCGGCGCTTTCTCGTTTTCCGGCATGTTTGTGTTTCTAACCGCAGGTTCGTTTGTTTATATCGACTACTTTGGCGTAGCGCCACAAAACTTTGGTTATCTATTCGCGCTGAACATTCTAACCATGGTGTTCTTTACTACCCTAAACGGGCGAGTAGTGAAGAAGTTTGGTTCTCGAAACATGCTGATGTTTGGTCTGAGTATTCAGCTTTTAGCCGGTATTGGCCTGATTGTGTGCTGGTTGGGCGGCTTTGGCCTTTATGCGATAGTGCCTTGTGTGATGCTGTATGTGGGAACCATCTCAACCGTTGGTTCTAACTCTATGGCGCTACTCTTGACCAAGTATCCAAATATGGCGGGTACGACATCGTCCCTTGCAGGCACGCTAAGATTTGGTTCGGGCTCGATAATGGGCTTTGTGGTCGCACATATGCCGGGCGATCAAAGCTGGCCTATGCTGACCATGATGGGTGTGTGCTCGTTTGCCGCCTTCTTGATGTTTAAACTTTTTGGAGATGTGAAGTGA
- the rsuA gene encoding 16S rRNA pseudouridine(516) synthase RsuA yields MRLDKYLCDGLGITRKQATKLLKTGEVTVDGEMIKSGAFKVKDGAEVEWQDRPLVLRGPRYLMMNKPEGFVCSHEDGFNHTVFVLLDEVRYEDLHFAGRLDVDTTGLLLITDDGQWSHRITSPKHKCDKTYRVWLADPVQDNYADAFQEGILLRNEKEPTLPADLEIIDEKEVLLTIHEGKYHQVKRMFAALGNRVEALHRERIGQITLDEDLEPGEYRDLSEEEIQVIFSK; encoded by the coding sequence ATGAGACTTGATAAATATTTGTGTGACGGCCTAGGCATCACTCGTAAACAGGCAACTAAGTTACTGAAAACTGGTGAAGTTACTGTAGATGGCGAGATGATCAAAAGCGGCGCTTTTAAGGTTAAAGATGGCGCTGAGGTAGAGTGGCAAGATAGGCCACTGGTGCTAAGAGGACCGCGCTATCTGATGATGAACAAGCCTGAAGGCTTTGTTTGTTCTCACGAAGATGGCTTTAATCACACGGTATTTGTTCTTCTTGACGAGGTTCGTTATGAGGACCTTCACTTTGCCGGCCGCTTGGATGTAGACACCACAGGTCTGCTATTGATCACCGATGATGGTCAATGGTCTCATCGTATTACTTCTCCAAAACACAAATGTGATAAGACCTATCGAGTTTGGTTAGCCGATCCAGTGCAAGACAATTATGCAGATGCCTTCCAAGAGGGCATCTTACTGCGCAATGAGAAAGAGCCGACCCTTCCAGCTGACCTTGAAATCATTGATGAGAAAGAGGTTCTGCTGACCATTCACGAGGGTAAGTACCATCAGGTTAAGCGTATGTTTGCCGCCCTTGGTAACCGAGTAGAGGCGCTGCATCGAGAGCGTATCGGTCAAATCACTCTAGATGAAGACCTAGAGCCAGGCGAGTATCGCGACCTCTCTGAAGAAGAGATCCAAGTCATTTTCTCTAAATAG
- a CDS encoding DEAD/DEAH box helicase: MYQLRPYQSDAVKAVVHYFRKHTSPALIVLPTGAGKSLVIAELARLARGKVLVLAHVKELVEQNHAKYESYDLEGAIFAAGLGRKETEQQVVFASVQSVSRNLDEFNTPFSLVVIDECHRVPESPDSSYQKVISHLRDLNPDMKILGLTATPYRLGMGWLYQYHTRGQVRHDESRFFRDCVFELPIRYLLDHNFLTPAKIIDAPLFSYDFSQIAPTHMGRYRESDMDMVIEQSKRATPQIVKQIVEAAKHRKGVMVFAATVKHAQEVLSLLPEDESAIVIGDTHTKERDRIIEEFKAQKIKYLVNVSVLTTGFDAPHVDLIAVLRPTESISLYQQIVGRGLRLSEGKKECLVLEYAGNCYDLYQPEVGSPKPDGDSEIVTVPCPACGFNNNFWGKTADNGFVIEHYGRKCQGYFEEEDGTREHCDYRFRAKFCRECGADNDIAARVCCECDAVLVDPDKKLKEALNLKDAMVYECTDMELTAQKDNKGKSYLRVSYVGDNGQKVSQQFYLGTQAQKRRFDASFVRSHLADKHQEFDGYSPTKAVRQQHRFRLPKFVIARKQGRFWALRDVIFENEFSVTPDLL, encoded by the coding sequence ATGTATCAACTGAGGCCATATCAATCGGATGCGGTAAAAGCCGTGGTCCACTACTTTCGTAAACACACCTCCCCTGCACTTATTGTGTTGCCTACCGGCGCAGGTAAAAGCTTGGTGATAGCGGAGCTCGCACGCCTTGCCAGGGGTAAGGTATTGGTGCTTGCCCATGTAAAAGAGTTAGTGGAGCAAAACCACGCAAAGTATGAAAGCTATGATCTTGAAGGCGCCATCTTTGCTGCTGGTCTTGGCCGAAAAGAGACTGAGCAGCAGGTGGTGTTTGCCTCGGTGCAGTCTGTCTCTCGCAACCTCGATGAATTCAATACGCCCTTTTCACTTGTGGTCATCGATGAGTGTCACCGCGTGCCTGAATCGCCAGACAGTAGCTATCAAAAGGTTATAAGCCACCTTCGTGACCTCAATCCTGATATGAAGATCCTTGGATTAACCGCTACACCCTATCGCCTTGGAATGGGCTGGCTGTATCAATACCATACCCGAGGTCAGGTGAGACACGACGAAAGCCGGTTCTTTCGAGATTGCGTGTTCGAGTTGCCCATACGCTATCTGCTAGATCATAATTTTTTGACCCCTGCCAAGATAATCGACGCTCCTCTGTTCAGCTATGACTTCTCACAGATAGCCCCTACCCATATGGGACGCTACCGTGAGTCGGACATGGACATGGTGATAGAACAATCCAAACGAGCCACTCCGCAGATCGTAAAGCAGATTGTTGAGGCGGCTAAACATCGCAAAGGGGTCATGGTGTTTGCAGCCACCGTCAAGCACGCCCAAGAAGTACTCTCACTCCTGCCAGAGGATGAGTCAGCCATCGTAATTGGTGATACGCACACCAAAGAGCGCGATCGCATTATCGAAGAGTTCAAGGCGCAAAAGATAAAGTATCTGGTTAACGTTTCGGTACTGACCACCGGCTTCGATGCGCCGCATGTGGATCTTATTGCGGTGTTAAGACCGACTGAGTCCATTAGCCTTTACCAGCAGATCGTAGGTCGAGGTCTTCGCCTCAGTGAAGGCAAGAAAGAGTGCTTAGTGCTCGAGTATGCCGGCAACTGTTATGACCTGTATCAACCAGAGGTAGGCTCTCCCAAACCAGATGGTGATAGTGAAATCGTTACCGTTCCCTGCCCTGCGTGCGGCTTTAACAATAACTTCTGGGGTAAGACCGCCGATAACGGCTTTGTGATAGAGCACTACGGACGTAAGTGTCAGGGCTACTTCGAGGAAGAAGACGGCACCCGCGAGCATTGTGACTATCGCTTTCGCGCCAAGTTCTGCCGCGAATGTGGCGCAGACAATGATATCGCTGCTCGAGTCTGCTGTGAGTGTGATGCGGTCTTGGTTGACCCTGATAAAAAGCTCAAAGAAGCGCTAAATCTAAAAGATGCCATGGTGTATGAATGCACGGATATGGAGCTCACCGCGCAAAAAGACAACAAAGGTAAGTCTTATCTAAGAGTCTCTTATGTTGGGGATAATGGACAAAAAGTCAGTCAGCAATTCTATTTGGGCACTCAAGCCCAAAAACGTCGATTCGATGCCAGCTTTGTGCGCTCTCATTTAGCCGACAAACACCAAGAGTTTGATGGCTACAGCCCAACCAAAGCGGTTCGTCAGCAACACAGGTTCAGGCTACCTAAGTTTGTGATTGCGCGTAAGCAAGGACGATTCTGGGCACTGCGTGATGTTATCTTCGAAAATGAGTTTTCTGTGACGCCAGATCTTCTCTAA
- the rplY gene encoding 50S ribosomal protein L25, giving the protein MKFEAVVRTELGKGASRRLRHAGQFPAIVYGGEAAPVSIALNHDDVINQMDKPAFYEGITLVIDGAEVKVKPQDVQRHAFKPKVEHMDFIRI; this is encoded by the coding sequence ATGAAATTTGAAGCAGTAGTACGTACTGAACTAGGTAAGGGTGCGAGCCGCCGCCTACGTCACGCTGGCCAATTCCCAGCAATCGTTTACGGTGGTGAAGCAGCGCCAGTATCTATCGCGCTAAACCACGATGACGTGATCAACCAAATGGACAAGCCAGCATTCTACGAAGGCATCACTCTAGTGATCGACGGCGCAGAAGTTAAGGTTAAGCCACAAGACGTTCAACGTCACGCGTTCAAGCCAAAAGTTGAGCACATGGACTTCATCCGCATCTAA
- a CDS encoding GNAT family N-acetyltransferase: MKIQIEVVDWSREADIRSVRNAVFSEEQGIDSALDFDGQDKDAMHALVIAEGKPVGTGRVLSDGHIGRVCVLKSHRGLGLGRDITKALVESAREQKLSWVYLNSQAHAIDFYKELGFETHGEGHMEVGIPHQAMRLEF, from the coding sequence ATGAAGATTCAAATAGAAGTAGTGGATTGGTCGCGAGAGGCGGATATCAGGTCTGTACGAAATGCAGTGTTCAGTGAAGAGCAGGGCATAGACTCAGCGCTAGACTTTGATGGGCAAGATAAAGATGCGATGCATGCGCTAGTGATTGCGGAAGGCAAGCCAGTTGGAACAGGGCGCGTTTTATCGGATGGTCATATTGGAAGAGTATGCGTATTGAAGTCTCATCGCGGTTTAGGGCTTGGAAGAGATATCACCAAGGCGCTTGTGGAGAGTGCGAGAGAGCAGAAGCTGTCCTGGGTATATTTGAATTCTCAGGCACATGCTATCGATTTTTACAAAGAGCTTGGCTTTGAGACCCATGGTGAAGGGCATATGGAAGTGGGAATACCGCATCAGGCGATGAGGCTAGAGTTTTAG
- the iadA gene encoding beta-aspartyl-peptidase: MQVLIKNGEVYAPDYVGKKDILCAGGKLVAIEEHIDEAGLAGEVEVIDAKGKNVVPGFVDTHQHFIGGGGEGGFATRTPELKLTDQTLNGVTTALGLLGTDDLSRHVESLLAKTMGFRDEGISTYMITGSYFLPSPTITGSVMKDIAFIEPVVGVKLAVSDHRGPYVTNENLTHLVAEVRNSALVSGKAGIITVHAGAGKKGLSQLLEVLDESDYQAERFVPTHINRMDVWEQAVELAKRGAIIDGTAVSEDSLQSGRKALSCAEATKRSIELGIKDNFTFSSDAGGSLPKWNEDRTRIVGMGVGTPSSLLEEVKRGVECFELSLSDILTPITKNAARQLGLDKFKGQLAVGFDADVVLLDSQSLDLTHTLAKGRVMVADGVAVVKGTFE, from the coding sequence ATGCAGGTATTAATCAAAAACGGTGAGGTTTACGCACCGGATTATGTGGGCAAAAAGGATATTCTGTGTGCTGGTGGCAAATTAGTTGCCATTGAAGAGCACATTGATGAAGCAGGCCTTGCGGGTGAAGTCGAGGTCATCGATGCCAAGGGCAAGAATGTGGTTCCAGGCTTTGTGGATACCCATCAGCACTTTATCGGTGGTGGTGGTGAAGGTGGCTTTGCTACCCGCACCCCTGAGCTTAAGCTGACCGACCAGACACTAAATGGTGTCACTACTGCTCTTGGTCTTTTGGGTACAGACGATCTGTCTCGTCATGTTGAGAGTTTGCTGGCTAAGACCATGGGCTTTCGTGATGAGGGCATTAGCACCTATATGATCACAGGCTCTTATTTCTTGCCATCGCCAACCATTACTGGCTCGGTGATGAAAGACATCGCCTTTATCGAACCTGTGGTTGGCGTGAAGCTTGCAGTCTCTGATCATCGCGGCCCGTATGTGACCAACGAAAACCTGACTCACTTGGTGGCTGAGGTACGTAATTCCGCTTTGGTATCAGGCAAAGCGGGCATTATTACTGTACACGCGGGTGCGGGTAAGAAGGGACTGTCTCAACTCCTAGAAGTTCTGGATGAGAGTGACTATCAAGCGGAGCGCTTTGTACCGACCCATATCAACCGAATGGACGTGTGGGAGCAGGCGGTGGAGCTTGCTAAGCGCGGCGCCATCATAGACGGTACGGCGGTTTCTGAAGACTCATTGCAGTCCGGCCGTAAAGCGCTTTCTTGCGCCGAGGCAACCAAGCGCTCTATAGAACTTGGTATTAAGGATAACTTTACCTTTAGCTCGGATGCGGGTGGTTCGTTACCAAAATGGAATGAAGACCGCACTCGTATTGTCGGTATGGGTGTGGGTACGCCAAGCTCACTATTAGAAGAGGTGAAGCGTGGCGTGGAATGCTTTGAACTTAGTCTAAGCGATATCCTAACCCCTATCACCAAGAATGCAGCAAGGCAGCTCGGTCTAGATAAATTCAAAGGTCAGCTAGCGGTGGGCTTTGACGCGGATGTGGTGCTACTTGACTCACAAAGCCTAGATCTCACTCATACCTTAGCTAAGGGCCGCGTGATGGTGGCTGACGGCGTGGCAGTGGTAAAAGGCACCTTCGAATAA
- a CDS encoding ABC transporter permease, with translation MSSKTLSPMAMFLIRFKREKTAIVALCILLVMVVMAIGAPMFLHYTATDVDYNNILTTPSWEHWAGTDLYGRDNFARLVYGARISLSVGFLSVTIGVIAGTFLGVVAGYYGGILDAIIMRVADVLFAFPSFLLAIGIVAVLGGGIVNVIIAIAIFSTPMFARIVRSQTLSVLNSQYVRAAKTMGASSARIMFKHIIPSTVSSVLVYFTMRVGTSVLTAASLSFLGLGAQPPSPEWGAMLASSRDFMAVDGYMYLTLFPGLCIFLTVLSCNVLGDGIRSALDPKN, from the coding sequence ATGAGCTCTAAAACTCTATCTCCAATGGCGATGTTTTTGATTCGCTTTAAACGAGAGAAAACCGCAATAGTAGCGCTGTGCATCCTGCTTGTTATGGTCGTTATGGCTATCGGTGCACCCATGTTCTTGCACTACACAGCAACGGATGTGGACTACAACAATATTCTTACCACTCCTTCATGGGAGCACTGGGCGGGAACCGACCTCTATGGTCGCGATAACTTTGCTCGCTTGGTTTACGGTGCACGTATCTCGCTATCGGTAGGCTTCTTGTCGGTCACCATAGGTGTGATTGCGGGGACCTTCTTAGGTGTCGTTGCGGGTTATTATGGCGGTATCCTAGATGCCATCATCATGCGTGTCGCAGATGTACTATTCGCCTTCCCAAGCTTCCTGCTGGCTATCGGTATCGTGGCGGTTCTGGGTGGCGGTATTGTGAACGTAATTATTGCCATCGCTATCTTCAGTACCCCAATGTTTGCTCGCATCGTGCGCTCTCAGACGCTATCGGTTTTGAACTCTCAGTATGTGCGTGCGGCTAAAACCATGGGTGCGAGCAGCGCACGCATCATGTTTAAACACATTATTCCATCTACGGTAAGTAGCGTATTGGTGTACTTCACCATGCGCGTGGGTACCTCGGTTCTGACAGCTGCTAGCCTTAGCTTCCTTGGCCTTGGTGCTCAGCCACCGTCGCCGGAGTGGGGCGCTATGCTGGCATCGAGCCGCGACTTTATGGCGGTGGATGGCTATATGTATCTGACACTATTCCCAGGCCTTTGCATCTTCCTAACGGTACTGTCTTGTAACGTGCTAGGTGATGGCATTCGCTCGGCACTTGACCCTAAAAACTAA
- a CDS encoding ABC transporter permease, with the protein MSQYIVKRLLGMIGVMFLIAVIAFLFVHMLPGDPAKMIAGLDASSQDIAAVRHELGLDLPLFVQFQHFLVNLAHLDLGKSMVNGDSVFQLIAARYKVTATLALVSLWFIPVGIILGVIAAVYQSRLPDRVSMVVAVSGISVPDFWFGLILIQIFAVKLGWFNPTGFEGLKDLVLPSLTLGTVGTAIIARFSRSAFLDVLSENYIQTARAKGLMETRVLFKHAFRNAMLPIITVIGLQIGFVLSGSIVVESIFGLPALGSFLIDSVNARDYPVVQALLILYSFHFVLINFVVDILYSVVNPQIKMK; encoded by the coding sequence ATGTCGCAGTATATTGTAAAACGACTACTAGGCATGATCGGCGTGATGTTCCTGATCGCTGTGATTGCATTCTTGTTCGTTCACATGTTACCGGGCGACCCTGCGAAAATGATTGCTGGCTTAGATGCCAGCAGTCAAGACATTGCAGCTGTTCGTCATGAGTTAGGACTTGATCTACCACTATTTGTGCAGTTCCAGCACTTTTTGGTCAATCTGGCTCATCTCGACCTTGGTAAGTCCATGGTAAACGGCGATTCAGTATTCCAACTGATCGCAGCCCGTTACAAGGTAACCGCTACTCTAGCACTAGTGTCTCTATGGTTTATCCCTGTGGGCATCATCCTTGGCGTTATCGCTGCAGTTTATCAATCGAGACTGCCTGACCGCGTGAGTATGGTGGTTGCGGTATCGGGTATCTCAGTACCGGACTTCTGGTTTGGTTTGATCCTGATCCAGATCTTTGCGGTGAAACTAGGCTGGTTTAACCCAACCGGTTTTGAGGGTCTAAAAGACTTGGTTCTTCCGTCATTGACTCTAGGTACGGTAGGTACGGCTATCATTGCACGCTTCTCTCGCTCGGCGTTTTTGGATGTGCTTTCTGAAAACTATATTCAGACCGCACGAGCTAAGGGTTTGATGGAAACACGAGTGCTGTTCAAACATGCATTTCGTAATGCCATGCTGCCTATCATCACGGTTATTGGCCTACAGATCGGCTTTGTTCTTAGCGGTTCTATCGTGGTGGAAAGCATCTTTGGCTTGCCAGCGCTCGGCTCGTTTTTGATCGATAGCGTAAATGCCCGTGACTATCCGGTGGTGCAGGCACTGCTGATCCTCTATTCGTTCCACTTTGTATTGATCAACTTCGTGGTTGATATCCTGTACTCGGTGGTAAACCCACAAATTAAGATGAAGTAG